A region from the Actinomycetota bacterium genome encodes:
- a CDS encoding GNAT family N-acetyltransferase produces MGRDAAALVPLTPAQLATLRPWFLPERPGPLVAQHVMATGHGGGLADRWPDPRALVVETGGNYTLAGDPGALDPAALRGRVVGFVETPAEFEPLLRAAARELHVWPRVVLVLDGPVEPPPGHRGGHLVRRLEPGDAGSLAGLGDETDWIANSWGGPEGLAASATAWGAFAGARLVAVACPFFVGAVYEDVGVATEPGFRGLGLSTACAAAVCQDMRRRDRVPSWTTSPDNTASLRVAAKLGFRRQRHDRLLVADVPIPEP; encoded by the coding sequence ATGGGCCGGGACGCGGCCGCGCTGGTCCCCCTCACCCCGGCGCAGCTGGCCACGCTGCGCCCCTGGTTCCTGCCCGAGCGTCCCGGTCCGCTGGTCGCCCAGCACGTGATGGCCACCGGCCACGGCGGCGGCCTGGCCGACCGCTGGCCGGACCCGCGGGCCCTGGTGGTGGAGACCGGCGGCAACTACACCCTGGCCGGCGACCCCGGCGCCCTCGACCCCGCCGCCCTCCGCGGCCGGGTCGTGGGGTTCGTCGAGACCCCGGCCGAGTTCGAGCCGCTGCTGCGGGCGGCCGCCCGCGAGCTCCACGTCTGGCCCCGGGTCGTCCTCGTCCTCGACGGCCCGGTGGAGCCGCCGCCGGGGCACCGGGGCGGCCACCTGGTGCGGCGCCTCGAACCGGGGGACGCCGGGTCGTTGGCCGGGCTGGGCGACGAGACGGACTGGATCGCCAACAGCTGGGGCGGTCCCGAGGGCCTGGCGGCCAGCGCGACCGCCTGGGGGGCGTTCGCCGGGGCGCGGCTGGTCGCCGTCGCCTGCCCGTTCTTCGTGGGCGCCGTCTACGAGGACGTGGGCGTGGCCACCGAGCCCGGGTTCCGGGGGCTCGGGCTCAGCACCGCCTGCGCCGCCGCCGTCTGCCAGGACATGCGCCGCCGGGACCGCGTCCCCAGCTGGACGACCTCGCCCGACAACACCGCCAGCCTCCGGGTCGCGGCCAAGCTCGGCTTCCGGCGGCAGCGCCACGACCGGCTCCTGGTCGCCGACGTCCCGATCCCCGAGCCCTAG
- a CDS encoding endonuclease/exonuclease/phosphatase family protein has protein sequence MTRVLTVATWNIYGGRTWEGARVDLELTLATLRRLDADLIAVQEVDRDQARSHGADQARLLGEALGMEWRYAPALLGTPGNPEGWHAPAPGADDPGGTAYGIALLSRLPLEEVETVLLPQSGRDEPRVALVAGLADGRRRLTAAGTHLSFVPGPNVTQLRALQRHLDERGGPRLLLGDLNLWWPAVRLLSLPGWRPLVRGGTFRNRPPGSLAPLVQLDHVLAAGPGATLRPLGSRIVSGPASDHRAVVVELEWR, from the coding sequence GTGACCCGGGTGCTGACGGTGGCGACCTGGAACATCTACGGGGGCCGGACCTGGGAGGGGGCCCGGGTCGACCTGGAGCTGACCCTGGCCACCCTGCGGCGCCTGGACGCCGACCTGATCGCGGTCCAGGAGGTCGACCGCGACCAGGCCCGCAGCCACGGGGCCGACCAGGCCCGCCTGCTCGGCGAGGCCCTCGGCATGGAGTGGCGCTACGCCCCGGCCCTGCTCGGCACCCCGGGCAACCCCGAGGGCTGGCACGCCCCGGCGCCCGGGGCCGACGACCCCGGCGGCACGGCGTACGGGATCGCCCTGCTGTCACGCCTGCCGCTGGAGGAGGTCGAGACCGTCCTGCTGCCCCAGAGCGGGCGCGACGAGCCCCGGGTGGCCCTGGTGGCCGGGCTGGCCGACGGCCGACGGCGGCTGACCGCCGCCGGGACCCACCTGAGCTTCGTCCCCGGCCCCAACGTCACCCAGCTCCGGGCCCTCCAGCGCCACCTGGACGAGCGGGGCGGCCCCCGCCTGCTGCTGGGCGACCTGAACCTGTGGTGGCCGGCCGTGCGGCTGCTGTCGCTCCCCGGCTGGCGGCCGCTGGTCCGCGGCGGCACCTTCCGCAACCGCCCCCCGGGGTCGCTGGCCCCCCTGGTCCAGCTCGACCACGTCCTGGCCGCCGGGCCCGGCGCCACCCTGCGGCCCCTCGGCAGCCGGATCGTCAGCGGCCCCGCCTCCGACCACCGGGCCGTGGTCGTCGAGCTGGAGTGGCGCTGA
- a CDS encoding MOSC domain-containing protein, with amino-acid sequence MAQGVVTDLARWPVKSLGGEALGAARLDWRGLGGDRAHALLDLREGRTGRWVTIRQAPRMLAWSAAYPDAPDDRLDPADPPPPVVTAPDGARWGWDDPGLERALADDLGVPVRRHRDLGGQQDLQASVLVTTEASRRAVGDALGRPVELRRFRTNLHLDLDAPAFAEERWEGGRLQVGEVTLELANPCIRCVIPTRHPDDLSRWPELLRWLHRRRRALFGVNARVVTAGRVRVGDPVSVTEPLVPAAPRPSTDWDVAPRGAS; translated from the coding sequence GTGGCGCAGGGGGTGGTGACCGACCTGGCCCGGTGGCCGGTGAAGTCGCTGGGCGGGGAGGCGCTGGGCGCGGCCCGGCTCGACTGGCGGGGGCTGGGCGGCGACCGCGCCCACGCCCTGCTCGACCTGCGCGAGGGTCGCACGGGGCGGTGGGTGACGATCCGGCAGGCGCCGCGGATGCTGGCCTGGTCGGCGGCGTACCCGGACGCGCCCGACGACCGCCTGGACCCGGCCGACCCGCCGCCGCCGGTCGTGACCGCCCCTGACGGCGCCCGCTGGGGCTGGGACGACCCCGGCCTGGAGCGGGCCCTGGCCGACGACCTCGGCGTGCCCGTCCGGCGCCACCGCGACCTCGGCGGCCAGCAGGACCTCCAGGCGTCGGTCCTGGTGACCACCGAGGCGTCGCGGCGGGCCGTCGGCGACGCCCTCGGCCGGCCGGTCGAGCTGCGGCGCTTCCGGACCAACCTGCACCTCGACCTGGACGCGCCCGCCTTCGCCGAGGAGCGCTGGGAGGGCGGCCGCCTCCAGGTCGGCGAGGTCACCCTGGAGCTGGCCAACCCCTGCATCCGCTGCGTGATCCCGACCCGCCACCCCGACGACCTGTCCCGCTGGCCGGAGCTGCTGCGCTGGCTGCACCGCCGCCGCAGGGCCCTGTTCGGGGTCAACGCCCGGGTGGTGACCGCCGGCCGGGTCCGGGTCGGCGACCCGGTGAGCGTCACCGAGCCGCTGGTGCCGGCCGCGCCCCGGCCCTCCACCGACTGGGACGTCGCTCCCAGGGGGGCGTCGTGA